A single Gloeocapsa sp. DLM2.Bin57 DNA region contains:
- a CDS encoding peptidylprolyl isomerase, translating into MKKHLLLFVLCFSLCLVACNQNIFTSAQASESTPTINNMQTSLPRLTGTATVKMVVNDSPIIIEVDGEHAPITAGNFIDLVDQGVYDGLVFHRVVREPQPFVVQGGDPQGKNPSVPVSNLGTGSFIDPATGKPRYIPLEIQAENSTEPTYGKTIKATPILPHRRGAVAMARSQMPDSASAQFYFALADLGFLDGSYAVFGYVTEGMEVVDQIQQGDRISSAEVLSGIENLQR; encoded by the coding sequence ATGAAAAAACATCTATTACTCTTCGTTTTGTGCTTTAGTTTATGTTTGGTAGCTTGTAATCAAAATATCTTTACTTCTGCTCAAGCTTCCGAGTCAACCCCTACAATCAACAATATGCAAACATCTTTACCTAGATTAACAGGAACAGCTACAGTCAAAATGGTGGTCAATGATTCTCCAATTATTATTGAAGTTGATGGGGAACACGCGCCAATCACCGCGGGTAACTTTATTGATTTGGTAGATCAAGGAGTTTATGATGGTTTAGTCTTTCATCGGGTAGTTAGAGAACCTCAACCTTTTGTAGTACAAGGTGGCGACCCCCAAGGTAAAAACCCCAGTGTACCTGTTAGTAATCTAGGCACAGGGAGTTTTATTGATCCCGCTACGGGCAAACCTCGTTATATACCCCTAGAAATTCAAGCTGAAAATAGTACAGAGCCAACTTATGGCAAAACTATCAAAGCAACGCCGATTTTACCCCACCGTCGTGGTGCAGTAGCTATGGCTCGTTCTCAAATGCCTGATAGTGCTTCGGCTCAGTTTTATTTTGCTCTAGCTGATTTAGGATTTTTAGATGGTAGTTACGCTGTATTTGGTTATGTAACTGAAGGCATGGAAGTGGTAGATCAAATTCAACAAGGCGATCGCATATCATCAGCTGAAGTTCTCAGCGGTATTGAAAATCTCCAACGTTAA
- a CDS encoding HNH endonuclease: MSKVLVLNASYEPLNITSWRRAVVLLLKGKAERLEHNGVQVYHEFPLPTVIRLLYYVRVPYKEIPLTRRNILERDRSCCQYCSYKGEQLTLDHVIPRSRGGGDTWENLVTACVRCNVKKGNRTPKEANMMLKTQPRRPYSSLHFEIAKCTRGNVNQEWKKYVIGI; this comes from the coding sequence ATGAGCAAGGTTTTAGTCTTAAATGCTTCCTACGAACCGCTCAATATTACTAGTTGGCGTCGAGCGGTGGTTTTATTACTGAAAGGAAAAGCGGAGCGGCTTGAGCATAACGGTGTACAAGTTTATCATGAATTTCCCCTTCCCACAGTGATTAGGTTATTATACTATGTCCGAGTCCCTTATAAAGAAATTCCTTTAACTCGCCGCAATATTCTAGAACGAGATCGCTCTTGTTGTCAATATTGTAGTTATAAGGGAGAACAATTAACCCTAGATCACGTTATACCCCGTTCTCGTGGAGGTGGTGATACTTGGGAAAACCTAGTTACCGCTTGTGTTCGTTGTAACGTCAAAAAAGGTAACCGCACCCCTAAAGAAGCCAACATGATGCTCAAAACCCAACCGAGAAGACCATACAGTAGTCTTCACTTTGAAATTGCTAAATGTACTAGGGGTAACGTCAACCAGGAATGGAAAAAATATGTTATTGGTATCTAG